From a region of the Thiomicrorhabdus sp. genome:
- a CDS encoding AAA family ATPase, with translation MNTAELIDALLTPDTYPHPVEVITTIETHISIVFLTGQFAYKLKKPVDFGFLDFSTLQKRKQYCFLEVELNQRTAPDLYIGVNQISLKNHKLQICDAGQDTTISTKTDNDVIDYLVKMRQFDPNMVLGRLLKQGVLNAKMIEDLTNQIVEFHCNAKSVNQTEPYGNPKIQLQPMLDNFPTLQKHFTDSQTQTDLTDLLDWTHHKYNQVKEQLSQRKADGFVKACHGDLHLDNITLIDDHPVLFDGIEFNEAFRWIDTISDLAFLLIDLEFKQQKTASYTILSLYLSKTLDYNGLNLLNFYRVYRTLVRAKITTLRAQQLPSKSIQQNQVELTAKNYIQQALNYSQTPNQPKCILINGVSGSGKSHFAYQLQQELNDFNAIVINSDRIRKTLFGLAAHDRPNELQKQSLYSTEMNKKTYQAMAENTAICLKNGFNVILDATFLKQEHRQRFYDLALDNNAQSYLFSITTELQTSINAIQSRQQLNDNPSDADIAVMQKQRENYQPIHASENALILKNEDLRKVFPLQTIQKFLNLPIT, from the coding sequence TTGAATACTGCTGAACTAATAGACGCACTTCTCACCCCGGATACCTATCCTCACCCAGTTGAAGTCATCACGACGATAGAAACCCATATCTCAATCGTGTTTTTAACGGGACAATTCGCGTATAAACTCAAAAAACCTGTAGATTTTGGTTTTTTGGATTTCTCTACTCTGCAAAAAAGAAAGCAATATTGCTTTTTAGAAGTTGAATTAAACCAGAGAACGGCTCCTGATTTATATATTGGCGTAAATCAAATCAGTTTAAAAAACCATAAACTGCAAATATGTGATGCTGGACAAGATACAACGATATCTACAAAAACAGATAATGATGTTATTGATTACTTAGTCAAAATGCGTCAGTTTGATCCCAATATGGTTCTAGGACGATTACTTAAACAAGGTGTTTTAAATGCCAAAATGATAGAAGACCTAACAAACCAAATTGTTGAGTTTCATTGCAATGCAAAAAGTGTCAATCAGACCGAACCATACGGCAACCCTAAGATTCAATTGCAACCCATGTTGGATAATTTTCCGACATTACAAAAGCATTTTACAGATTCGCAAACTCAAACTGATTTAACAGATTTGTTAGATTGGACTCATCATAAATACAATCAAGTCAAAGAACAGCTTAGCCAGAGAAAAGCAGATGGATTTGTTAAGGCCTGCCATGGTGATTTGCATCTGGATAACATCACTTTAATAGATGACCATCCTGTACTTTTTGATGGCATTGAATTTAATGAGGCATTTCGTTGGATTGATACAATAAGTGATTTAGCATTCCTGCTAATTGACTTAGAATTTAAACAACAAAAGACAGCAAGCTACACTATTTTATCTTTATATTTAAGTAAAACTTTAGACTACAATGGGTTGAATTTATTAAACTTTTACCGAGTTTACCGCACTCTGGTTAGAGCTAAAATCACAACCTTAAGAGCACAGCAGCTACCCAGTAAAAGTATTCAACAAAACCAGGTAGAACTCACTGCAAAAAACTATATTCAGCAAGCATTAAATTACTCACAAACACCTAATCAGCCAAAATGCATTTTAATTAATGGAGTATCAGGTTCTGGCAAGAGCCATTTTGCTTATCAACTTCAGCAAGAGTTAAATGACTTTAATGCGATTGTGATTAATTCAGACCGCATACGTAAAACGTTATTTGGTTTAGCCGCTCATGATCGCCCTAATGAATTGCAAAAACAAAGTTTATATTCAACAGAAATGAATAAAAAAACCTATCAAGCGATGGCTGAAAATACAGCAATCTGTTTAAAAAATGGTTTTAATGTTATTTTAGATGCTACGTTCTTAAAACAAGAACACCGCCAAAGATTTTATGATTTAGCTCTAGACAATAATGCACAGAGCTATTTATTCTCAATCACAACCGAACTACAAACCTCTATAAATGCAATTCAATCTCGTCAACAATTAAACGATAACCCTTCTGATGCTGACATTGCCGTTATGCAAAAGCAAAGAGAAAACTATCAGCCAATTCATGCCAGTGAAAATGCCCTAATTCTCAAAAATGAAGACTTAAGAAAAGTTTTTCCTCTTCAAACTATTCAGAAATTCCTTAATCTGCCGATAACTTAG
- the dksA gene encoding RNA polymerase-binding protein DksA yields the protein MENIDFIENYPMYKPKKGEEYMSPEMLQHFKGKLLAWKMQLIEEANSTVSHLKKDSDTPADPNDRASQEEEFALELRTRDRERKLISKIDKSLRDIESGEYGYCKMSGEEIGLARMEARPTADLTVEMKRKQEIREKQGVA from the coding sequence ATGGAAAATATCGACTTTATTGAAAACTACCCAATGTATAAGCCAAAAAAAGGCGAAGAATACATGAGCCCTGAAATGCTTCAGCACTTTAAAGGCAAGCTATTAGCATGGAAAATGCAACTTATTGAAGAAGCTAATAGTACCGTTTCTCATCTAAAAAAAGATTCTGATACACCAGCAGATCCAAATGATCGTGCCTCTCAAGAAGAAGAGTTTGCTCTTGAACTGCGTACTCGTGATCGTGAAAGAAAGTTAATTTCCAAAATTGATAAATCATTACGTGATATTGAATCTGGCGAATACGGTTATTGCAAAATGAGTGGTGAAGAGATTGGACTAGCAAGAATGGAAGCTCGCCCTACTGCTGATTTAACGGTTGAAATGAAACGCAAGCAAGAAATTCGTGAAAAACAAGGTGTTGCCTAG
- a CDS encoding HAD family hydrolase, translating into MAELQALLFDVDGTLADTEKDGHRPAFNMAFEEAGLDWNWDVDLYGKLLAVTGGKERIRFYLEKFNTDFVKPDNFDDFVKGLHAAKTKFYTQLMAEGKIPLRPGVEALINEAKESGMRMAVVTTTTPENVTALLDNTLGKGSESWFEVIAAGDIVPAKKPAPDIYIWALEQMSLTPDQAIAFEDSRNGILSSVAADLKTIVTINDYTKEDDFSDAVLVLDQMGDNTNPFTVLSGDAHGKDYLDLELVKKIHAAN; encoded by the coding sequence ATGGCTGAATTACAAGCACTTTTATTTGATGTTGACGGTACACTTGCTGATACAGAAAAAGACGGGCATCGTCCTGCATTTAACATGGCTTTTGAAGAAGCTGGCTTGGATTGGAATTGGGATGTTGATCTATATGGAAAGCTTTTAGCGGTAACTGGTGGTAAAGAGCGTATTCGTTTTTACTTAGAAAAATTCAATACGGATTTTGTTAAGCCAGATAATTTTGATGACTTTGTTAAAGGGCTACATGCAGCTAAAACTAAGTTTTATACGCAATTAATGGCGGAAGGTAAGATTCCTTTGCGCCCAGGCGTTGAAGCTCTTATTAATGAAGCTAAAGAGTCGGGTATGCGTATGGCTGTTGTTACAACAACAACACCAGAAAACGTTACTGCTCTTTTAGATAATACTTTGGGCAAAGGTTCTGAAAGTTGGTTTGAAGTAATTGCCGCAGGAGATATCGTGCCAGCTAAAAAGCCTGCTCCAGATATCTATATTTGGGCTTTAGAGCAGATGAGCTTAACGCCAGACCAAGCAATTGCATTTGAAGATTCTCGCAATGGTATTTTGTCATCTGTTGCTGCAGATTTAAAAACTATCGTAACGATTAATGATTACACCAAAGAAGATGATTTTAGTGATGCGGTATTAGTCTTAGACCAAATGGGAGATAATACGAATCCTTTTACCGTTCTAAGTGGTGATGCTCATGGTAAAGACTATTTAGACTTAGAATTGGTTAAAAAAATCCATGCTGCAAATTAA
- a CDS encoding HopJ type III effector protein, which produces MSDITPKSLVEKLNKNPVEFSTVISVIDAYYDFTPTQFTNGNLLNEANSNNGSCKVFSFAIEHSLSKQATLNAFGDYYMIDVLQHPENDDHQNIRNFIEFGWEKIKFEGRALTLKK; this is translated from the coding sequence ATGAGTGATATTACACCAAAGTCATTAGTAGAAAAATTGAATAAAAACCCTGTTGAATTCAGCACTGTAATCAGTGTAATTGATGCTTATTATGACTTTACGCCAACTCAGTTTACAAACGGTAACTTATTAAATGAGGCTAATAGCAATAATGGCTCATGCAAAGTGTTCTCTTTTGCAATTGAACACAGCCTATCAAAACAAGCAACGTTAAATGCTTTTGGTGATTACTATATGATTGATGTTTTGCAACATCCTGAAAACGACGACCATCAAAATATTAGAAACTTTATTGAGTTTGGTTGGGAAAAAATTAAATTTGAAGGGCGTGCTTTAACTTTAAAAAAATAA
- a CDS encoding FGGY-family carbohydrate kinase has protein sequence MIKDNNRLKNKIILGIDVGTSGLRACVVKKELYAHQTDHKILIECSVKLEPAKNNDSTRQVLQDPLLWLDALDNLLLELKSRFDLLQITHLIIDATSSTVLLSNNLGKPLTKALMYNDNHAKQPALQIEKAYQKYQKTMNQSEALQDSSQVALGASSTLAKVLSLLESNQQATNPIICHQADFINTYLCGALNITDENNALKLGYDLINEAWPVWVTELLAKYSPTCELPMVVKPGSYLGEITPQISSKYGFNSKLRVMAGTTDSIAGFLASGANQLGDTVTSLGSTIAIKALSEKPIYNAKYGLYSHRLNNFWLVGGASNAGGQVLLNYYSLDQLKWLNNQITEADINTFLKSEPENYYPLSSVGERFPISNSQLKPKLPDLPICNSDEITLSSECLKNHKHFLLKLLYGLTLIEKQSYQRLSEMGCEHIKDIYSVGGGTQSKIWMALRQQQIKSVQFRSAKQLQAAFGVTRLIS, from the coding sequence GTGATTAAAGACAATAATCGATTAAAAAATAAAATTATTTTAGGTATTGATGTAGGCACTTCAGGCTTAAGGGCTTGTGTAGTTAAAAAAGAATTGTATGCTCATCAAACTGACCACAAGATTTTAATTGAATGCTCTGTAAAACTTGAGCCTGCTAAAAATAACGACTCTACAAGACAAGTCTTACAAGACCCTCTTCTTTGGCTTGATGCTTTAGATAACCTGCTTCTAGAATTAAAATCGAGGTTTGATTTACTTCAGATAACCCATTTAATTATTGATGCCACTTCCTCAACTGTTTTACTTAGTAATAACCTTGGAAAGCCATTAACAAAAGCCTTAATGTATAATGATAACCATGCAAAGCAACCCGCTTTGCAGATTGAAAAAGCCTACCAAAAATACCAAAAAACAATGAATCAGTCTGAAGCTCTTCAAGACTCTAGCCAAGTTGCTTTGGGTGCTTCAAGCACGCTAGCTAAGGTACTTAGTTTATTAGAAAGCAATCAGCAGGCGACCAATCCAATCATCTGTCATCAAGCTGATTTTATAAATACTTATTTATGCGGGGCACTCAATATAACCGATGAAAATAATGCGCTAAAGTTAGGTTATGACTTAATCAATGAGGCCTGGCCAGTTTGGGTTACTGAATTACTTGCTAAATATTCCCCAACCTGCGAACTACCTATGGTTGTTAAACCTGGTAGTTACCTTGGAGAGATAACTCCTCAAATTTCCTCTAAATATGGCTTTAACTCCAAACTAAGAGTTATGGCTGGCACAACGGATAGTATTGCTGGATTTTTGGCCTCAGGAGCCAATCAACTTGGTGATACCGTTACTTCTTTAGGCTCAACCATTGCCATTAAGGCTCTTTCAGAAAAGCCAATTTATAATGCTAAATATGGACTATATAGCCATAGACTAAATAATTTTTGGTTGGTTGGTGGTGCTTCTAATGCGGGTGGGCAGGTATTGTTAAATTACTATTCACTTGATCAATTGAAATGGTTAAATAATCAAATCACTGAAGCGGATATAAACACTTTTTTAAAAAGTGAACCAGAAAACTATTACCCACTAAGCTCTGTTGGTGAACGTTTTCCAATATCAAACTCTCAATTAAAGCCCAAACTTCCTGACCTACCCATTTGTAATTCCGATGAAATAACGTTATCTTCTGAATGTCTTAAAAACCATAAGCATTTTTTATTAAAGCTACTGTACGGATTAACGTTAATAGAAAAACAGAGCTATCAACGACTCTCTGAAATGGGCTGCGAACATATTAAAGACATTTATTCAGTTGGCGGAGGCACGCAAAGCAAGATTTGGATGGCGTTACGTCAACAGCAAATAAAATCTGTTCAATTTCGCTCAGCAAAGCAATTACAAGCCGCTTTTGGAGTGACTAGACTTATTTCTTAA
- a CDS encoding cell division protein ZipA C-terminal FtsZ-binding domain-containing protein: MNELQQVLLIFAVVVIAGLYFLSRSRQNTMKKTHKNKAESSSIHSNKTANASSTSSNHNEPSLGQIPQQEQDSDESASEALNNLGTPHIPVSESTEKRITEVRDFSSSELSEQSANSHAQQMVNQSANQSTNEQQSDDYNQNQGVLSFGEEFDLPPQTSQPVEATPNNLNESQNIENSVESVSVNQEQQANSERKHHVLIVDDPGMTGEIDETMVAPDFVKPSFGIPEENKTTKVYKSSTNKEPEIYVLLVMTTAQEFAMTEVNQALLGVGLSYSDQGIFVKKDNMGNAFIKVANMLEPGTFPVEDLQNYATPGVAMILELPTTVRAPAAMHDLIIMARKVSQRLRGRLYNVERQLIKESDLQSMRDAALDYESEPIA, from the coding sequence ATGAATGAATTACAACAAGTACTATTAATCTTTGCTGTTGTTGTCATTGCAGGATTGTATTTTTTGAGTAGAAGTCGTCAAAATACAATGAAAAAAACTCACAAAAATAAGGCCGAATCGTCTTCGATACATTCAAATAAAACGGCTAATGCCTCGTCTACGTCATCAAATCATAACGAACCTTCTTTAGGTCAGATTCCACAACAAGAACAAGACTCAGATGAGTCGGCGTCTGAAGCACTTAATAACTTAGGCACACCACATATTCCTGTATCAGAATCGACTGAAAAAAGAATCACTGAAGTTAGAGATTTCTCTAGTTCAGAATTATCTGAGCAATCTGCTAACAGTCATGCTCAGCAAATGGTTAATCAATCAGCTAATCAATCGACTAATGAACAGCAATCTGATGATTACAACCAAAATCAAGGTGTGCTTTCATTTGGTGAAGAGTTTGATTTGCCGCCACAAACTAGTCAACCTGTTGAAGCAACCCCAAACAACCTAAATGAGTCTCAGAATATAGAAAATTCGGTAGAATCTGTTTCTGTTAATCAAGAGCAGCAGGCTAATTCAGAGCGAAAACATCATGTTTTAATCGTTGATGATCCAGGTATGACCGGAGAAATTGACGAGACAATGGTTGCTCCTGATTTTGTTAAGCCGTCATTTGGAATACCAGAAGAAAATAAAACAACCAAAGTTTACAAGTCTTCAACCAATAAAGAACCAGAAATATATGTATTATTGGTGATGACAACAGCTCAAGAATTTGCGATGACAGAGGTTAATCAGGCTTTATTGGGTGTGGGTTTAAGCTATTCAGATCAAGGTATTTTTGTAAAAAAAGATAATATGGGTAATGCCTTTATCAAGGTGGCTAATATGTTAGAGCCAGGTACTTTTCCTGTTGAAGATTTACAAAATTACGCGACGCCTGGTGTTGCAATGATTCTAGAACTGCCAACAACTGTAAGAGCTCCAGCGGCAATGCATGATTTAATTATTATGGCTCGTAAAGTGTCTCAGCGTTTACGTGGTCGTCTGTACAATGTTGAACGTCAATTAATTAAAGAGTCAGATCTTCAGTCTATGCGAGATGCCGCCTTAGATTATGAATCTGAACCTATTGCATAA
- the ligA gene encoding NAD-dependent DNA ligase LigA, which translates to MSQFTQTELNDLKQRISELNYAYYVLDNPLVSDAQYDELYQQLIAIEKANPDWITDDSPSQRVGDAPLSHFESVTHAVPMFSLDNAFNQEDLIDFHRRVKERLKTEDEIEFSAEPKMDGLAINIRYEDGKLKQATTRGDGVVGEDVTHNIRTLQSVPLKLFGTDWPKVLEVRGEVFMSKKVFNALNADCISRDEKPFANPRNAAAGTLRQLDPKIAAQRKLSLYLYGWGQISDDWSLPETYDQTIQTFKSWGLPINPDAQIVYGAEGMSEYYNQMQSKRADLAYEIDGIVYKVNQLNTHKTLGFTAKAPRWAIARKFPAEEVWTDLLGIDIQVGRTGALTPVARLEPVAVGGVIVSNATLHNQDEIDRKDVRIGDKVIVRRAGDVIPEVVGPVLSQRTENVVKFIMPKTCPVCDSEVVKEVDKSVYRCTGGLFCPAQRKRALQHFVSRKAMDIVGLGDKLIVQLADTGLVKHPDDFYRLDVDTLANLERMATKSAQKVIDAIEKSKQTTLARFVFSLGIPEVGEVTAKNLANHFLSLEMLEAATKEQLLEVDDVGEIVAQHIVTFFAQPHNQEVMNALISAGVHWRKPEQKTVDSSSIFADKVVVLTGTLLQMSRTEAKQKLEQLGAKVTGSVSAKTDYVIAGEKAGSKLTKAEALGISVLTEAEWIAMMGETNG; encoded by the coding sequence ATGTCTCAATTCACTCAAACAGAACTTAATGATTTAAAACAACGTATTAGCGAGTTAAATTATGCTTATTATGTGTTAGATAATCCTTTGGTGAGTGATGCTCAATATGACGAGCTCTATCAGCAATTAATTGCTATTGAAAAGGCTAATCCTGATTGGATCACGGACGATTCTCCCTCTCAAAGAGTCGGTGATGCGCCGCTTTCTCATTTTGAATCGGTTACGCACGCAGTTCCGATGTTTTCATTAGACAACGCTTTTAATCAAGAAGACTTAATTGATTTTCATCGACGCGTTAAAGAGCGTTTAAAGACTGAAGACGAGATTGAGTTTTCTGCCGAACCAAAAATGGATGGATTAGCGATTAATATTCGTTATGAAGATGGCAAGCTCAAACAAGCTACCACGCGTGGCGATGGTGTAGTGGGTGAAGACGTTACCCATAATATCCGTACCTTACAGTCGGTGCCCCTTAAGCTTTTTGGAACAGATTGGCCAAAAGTGCTTGAAGTTAGGGGTGAGGTTTTTATGTCTAAAAAAGTCTTTAACGCACTTAACGCGGACTGCATTAGCCGTGATGAAAAACCTTTTGCTAATCCGCGAAATGCTGCTGCGGGAACCTTACGCCAACTCGATCCAAAAATAGCGGCACAACGAAAGCTAAGTTTGTATTTGTATGGTTGGGGGCAAATTAGTGATGATTGGTCTTTACCTGAAACTTATGATCAAACAATTCAGACATTTAAAAGTTGGGGTTTACCGATTAATCCAGATGCTCAAATTGTTTATGGTGCAGAGGGTATGTCTGAGTACTACAATCAGATGCAGTCGAAACGTGCTGATTTAGCCTATGAGATTGATGGAATTGTCTATAAGGTTAACCAGCTTAACACCCATAAAACACTCGGTTTTACCGCAAAAGCACCTCGTTGGGCAATAGCTAGAAAGTTTCCTGCGGAAGAAGTTTGGACAGATCTATTAGGTATTGATATCCAAGTTGGTAGAACGGGTGCCTTAACACCAGTTGCACGGCTTGAGCCTGTTGCGGTTGGTGGCGTTATTGTCTCTAATGCGACGTTGCATAACCAAGATGAGATTGATCGCAAGGATGTAAGAATCGGTGATAAGGTGATTGTTCGCCGTGCCGGTGATGTTATTCCTGAAGTGGTTGGGCCAGTGCTGTCGCAACGCACAGAGAATGTTGTTAAATTTATTATGCCTAAAACCTGTCCAGTGTGTGATTCTGAGGTAGTTAAAGAGGTTGATAAATCAGTTTATCGCTGCACTGGCGGGTTGTTTTGCCCCGCACAACGTAAAAGAGCCTTACAGCACTTTGTATCACGTAAAGCCATGGATATTGTGGGGCTAGGTGATAAACTCATTGTTCAGCTTGCTGATACAGGCCTGGTAAAGCATCCAGACGACTTTTATAGGTTGGATGTTGACACCCTTGCCAACCTTGAACGTATGGCAACTAAGTCTGCACAAAAAGTGATTGATGCGATTGAAAAATCCAAACAGACTACATTGGCCCGTTTTGTTTTTTCATTAGGCATTCCTGAGGTAGGAGAAGTAACGGCTAAAAATTTAGCAAACCATTTTCTCTCGCTTGAAATGCTTGAAGCGGCAACTAAAGAGCAGTTACTAGAGGTAGATGATGTTGGTGAAATTGTCGCTCAACATATAGTGACGTTTTTTGCACAACCACATAACCAAGAAGTTATGAACGCTTTGATTAGTGCAGGGGTTCACTGGAGAAAACCAGAGCAAAAAACCGTTGATAGTAGTTCTATATTTGCAGATAAAGTGGTTGTTTTAACAGGAACTTTATTACAAATGTCACGAACAGAAGCAAAACAAAAACTTGAACAATTAGGTGCTAAGGTA